The DNA sequence AGAATGTGAAAGATACGGGCTTTCCTTGGCTGCTCTGGCCATCGGTCAATACTTGATGATGTTGGATGTATTGGCTCTTTTGTCCCCCAAACCACCAATTGTTGCTGGACCCGGCATGCCCTTGAGCCAAAGCCACCTTCTGAAACGTGAAGGTCTCATGTGCGCCGCCCAACATCCCTCCTGTGATCGTCAATTTCAACGTTCCCAGAAAAGCAAAATTCAGTGCGCCAGCCGTGTGGTTGAAGGTAGTCTGGGAAGCTGGAACATGCTGATTGAACCAATCCGCCACCTGCCCTGATCCATGCCGGCCCACGCTAAAGGTGAATTTGCCGTCTCCTCCACATTTCACGACTAGCCCGGTATGGATGTGGCCTTTGGGGTCCTGTCCATCTGTCACCGAGTAGCTCTCGACGGTGTAGGAACCTTCGATGATGGAATAGCCTTTGGCGAGGGAAAAATAAACGTCGTTATCATGATACGTCATAAAAAATGAGTTAAAGGGTTTCGCGAGAGGAGGAAGGGGAAGGACAACTGGACATGTTCATGCATTGCGCAGCATTCGGCGAATAGATCTGAGCATACCTTCCCGATCCAAGCATAGCAGGCAACGGCATTCGGAGCGGAGTGAAAGGTTTGAGGAAGAGGAATTGGCGGGGCGCTAGAGCGTTTGTTGGAGTAAGGAGTGGGAATAAACCCCCAATCAGGGGATCAGTCAACTGACACCATTAGACAGAAAGGAGGGATTTCTCCCGAAAATGATTGGATAATCTCACAATCATTACAAGAGAATTTATTCGCCAAAACAGGCATTATAAATGACCGAAGGATTTTGGCAAAATTCACAACGATTGCTTATCAGTCTTTTACACAGGTTTTCAGCAAAATCCACAGCTTGGTGGAAAATTTTACCGGGTTCCGTATTGACCATTTCCCCGAAAATCTTACATTTGCCTTATACCTCGATAGGTCCTCATGGCTATATCCAGCTACGCACTCGGGTTCCGCGTAGCATTCAAGCTACCGGCTTGTAATCTTTAGCCCTGAATTTTGGCCCTATGGTACACATGTTACCCGATGTGGGGAATCTCCATTTGCTCGATTCCCTCCTTTCCGTGGAACAGCTGGCACATGTACGGCAGATTTTGCTGCATTTCCAGAAGTTCCAAGGCATTGCCCTTTCCTTTCTTCATGCCGATCCATTCACCATTCAGATCGGTGTGATTCCGTCGCCCCAGACGATTGTGCACCAAGCTGATCTCGTGCGGCAGGTACGCACACGCATTGCGCCCTTTTTTGCGACTCGTAAGTTGGACATACAGCTACAAGCCCCTACTGACATGCCATCTTCAGCCCCTCAATCCCCCCAGTTTGATTTGGTGATCGGCGAACAAGCCGAGGGAGCATGGATTCTCCAGCAGACCCCACCCGGTATCATCGCCAAATTGCTCCTCGCTGACGAAGCCCAAGGAGCTACTTCTCGAAAGTTTGAGCTTGATGGAATTCCCTTCCGCTGGGAACTGCAAGGCGATGAAGACCTCGCACCTGCATCGGCGGCCAAAGCTCTAGAAGAAGCGGCTGACTTCGTGCTCGATTGGCATATCACTCGAAATCATGCATAAACTCTAATGCGGCCTTGGAGGTGAGGATTTCCTGCCAATTTCGACGGGAGGAATAGGTAGCAAATTCCCAAGTGCCACAAACGAAAGTCCCCCATGATCCGAGCGGATGATGGGGGAAACTTCCAGTTATCCAAAGGCAATGCTTTATTGCCCGTTCGACCTAATGATCCAAGACCTAGCTCGCTTGTGCAGTTCCTTTGATTTGTGCATTGGAGGCGCTTCCATCCTGAGATGACTTCAAGGTTACCCCTACGCCATTCACCGCATTGCCCCCTCTCAAAAAGCTGAAAGTCAGCATCTCTTTTGCACTACTTCTTCCTTGTGTTTCCACTTGGTTGTCGCCTGTGTATGTGGCATTTTTCCCGCCAAACCACCAATTATTTCGTCCTCCGCTATGTCCCTGTGCCAACGCCACCTGACCAAAGGAAAACGTCTCCTGGGTTTGGCCGAGATCCCCCCCCGTAAGCATGAGCTTCAAGGTACCGATCAAAGCAAAGTTCAACTCACCGGCTCCGTGATTGAAGGTGTTGCGGGTAGATGGAATCAGCTTGTTGAAGAAATCCGCGACCGTGCCGGATGCGCTTCTTCCAATGCTGAAACTCAACGTTCCATTGCTCGCACCTACTGCGATCAATCCGTTGTAAATGTGCCCATCTGGGTCTTGTCCTTCGGTGATGGAAAAATCTGACACCTGAAAAGTAACCTCTACAATTGAGTAGTCCCCTGAAATCTGAAAAACGACCTCGTTATCGCGATACGTCATAATAATGAAATATTAAGTTGCGCAGTTGAATGTGCTCGCCGTGTTCGAAAGCTTGACGAGCCACAAGGGTTAGCAGACTAGATCAGATTATTTTCATCGATTTCAGACGGCAACGTTCTCAAAAAGCAGCTGGAACTGACCATGAACAAGTGTGAGCGTAGTCGCAATAAGCATGAGCAAAGTCGGATTTGTCAACTGACGCAGTTAGGAGCCAAGTAGTGTTTTCCTCGTACTTTGTGGCGGTTTATGAATCAGGACGATTGCCCCTGACATGAGACGTTTTGGCAGAAAAAGGGACTAATAGCATATTGAAGAGGCTTTTACAGGAATGCCATCAGTTGGCATACACCTAGGATTCTTCCTAGCGGAGTAAGATTGGATTTTTCCACAGCGAAAGAATAGGCCCAATCGCATCCCTTTTTTGGGGGATACCGAGACTTAAAACGAAGGACATTGCTTAGGAAAATGCGATATTTACGGCTATGGATATCTATGCCAATTTGGGGACTCTGTACCTGTATTTCCGACTGGCTTACCGCAGGTAATTTTCCTCGATGAATGCTAAAAGGACCTGTTGAAAAACCCCAAATGGAATGTCTATCAGGAGCATTTGGGGGTGCCTCGGCGTGCTGGAGATGAATATTCTCGCTTGACAGATGAGTCGCCGAGTCGGGCTGTTCCATGGGTCGTTGACACTCCGTCCTCCGCTGAAGGCTCCGGACTGCTCCTGACGTCGCACCATTCCCATCCCTCACCCCGCACCATACAGCCGCACACAAAAAAAGGAGGCTACCCAAAACGGATAGCCTCCTGATCATTACAGATGGCTCCTCAGAGCCCTGCATTCATTTATGCCAGATCAAAACGATCCAGATTCATGACTTTCTCCCAAGCGAGGATGAAGTCCTTGACAAACTTCTCCTTGGCATCGGACATCGCATAGGCTTCCGCCAAAGCGCGCAACTGAGAGTTGGAACCGAAGATCAAGTCTACGCGAGTTCCTGTCCACTTCACATCATTGGTCTTGCGATCACGCCCCAAGAAGACTTCCTCTGCGTCGGAATATGGCTCCCACTTGGTTTCCATATCCAGTAGGTTCACGAAAAAGTCATTGGTCAGGACGCCGGGCTGCTTGGTGAATACGCCATGCTCCGCGCCATCATAGTTGGCGTTCAAGGCACGCAATCCCCCAACGAGGACGGTCATTTCTGGAGCGGTCAGCGTCAACAACTGAGCGCGGTCGATCAGCAATTCTTCCGCAGGGCGATCCATGTTCGGACGGAGGTAGTTGCGGAATCCATCAGCAATTGGCTCAAGGTGTCCGACAGATTCGATGTCTGTCATCTCTTGGGTAGCATCGGTACGGCCCGGCGCGAATGGCACCACTACCTCATGGCCTGCGGCTTTGGCAGCAGCTTCCACTCCGGCATTGCCGCCCAGTACGATGAGGTCAGCCATAGAAACGGGCTTTCCAAATCCTGCTTGGATCGCTTCCAACTTCTCCAGCACCTTGGTCAATTGAGCAGGTTGATTCACCTCCCAATCTCTCTGTGGAGCCAACCGAATGCGTGCACCATTGGCACCGCCTCGCTTGTCAGATCCGCGGAAAGTAGCGGCAGAAGACCAAGCTGTGTAAACCAGCTCAGCAATACTCAGGCCACTGTCCAAGATTTGCTGCTTCAAGGAAGCGGCGTCGTCCTCAGTGATGACCGCTTGATCCGCAGCGGGAACGGGATCTTGCCAGATCAATACTTCCGCAGGAACTTCCTTGCCGAGGTATCGGGAAACAGGCCCCATATCGCGGTGGGTGAGTTTGAACCATGCACGTGCAAACGCGTCGGCAAACTGATCGGGATTGGCGTGGAATCGCTTGGAGATTTCCAGATAGGCAGGATCATGGACCAAAGCCAAATCTGTGGTCGCCATCATCGGAGCGTGGCGTTTGGTGGCGTCGTGCGCATCGGGTACTGCATCGGCAGCAGCTCCGTCGGCAGGTTGCCATTGGTTGGCACCAGCAGGGCTTTTGGTCAGCTCCCACTTGTACCCAAATAAGGTGTCAAAGTAGCTATTGTCCCAAGTAATCGGGGTAGGCGTCCAAGCTCCCTCCAATCCGGAGGTGATGGTGTCGGCTCCTTTTCCGGTCCCAAAGCTGTTTTTCCAGCCCAGACCTTGCTCTTGGATGCTCGCACCTTCAGGCTCGGGTCCTACCAAAGCAGCATCTCCA is a window from the Pontibacter sp. G13 genome containing:
- the katG gene encoding catalase/peroxidase HPI; its protein translation is MDQNKHSNTSVEASNGHVNGESKCPWLAAAHRHTAAGALSNSSWWPNQLNLKILSQNSPLVDPMDEDFDYAEAFKSLDLDAVKKDLTDLMTDSQEWWPADYGHYGPFFIRMAWHSAGTYRVADGRGGASSGTLRFAPLNSWPDNGNLDKARRLLWPIKQKYGRKISWADLMILTGNVALESMGFETFGFAGGREDLWEPEGDIYWGPETEWLGDERYSGDRQLANPLGAVQMGLIYVNPEGPNGKPDPLASARDIRETFARMAMNDEETVALIAGGHTFGKTHGAGDAALVGPEPEGASIQEQGLGWKNSFGTGKGADTITSGLEGAWTPTPITWDNSYFDTLFGYKWELTKSPAGANQWQPADGAAADAVPDAHDATKRHAPMMATTDLALVHDPAYLEISKRFHANPDQFADAFARAWFKLTHRDMGPVSRYLGKEVPAEVLIWQDPVPAADQAVITEDDAASLKQQILDSGLSIAELVYTAWSSAATFRGSDKRGGANGARIRLAPQRDWEVNQPAQLTKVLEKLEAIQAGFGKPVSMADLIVLGGNAGVEAAAKAAGHEVVVPFAPGRTDATQEMTDIESVGHLEPIADGFRNYLRPNMDRPAEELLIDRAQLLTLTAPEMTVLVGGLRALNANYDGAEHGVFTKQPGVLTNDFFVNLLDMETKWEPYSDAEEVFLGRDRKTNDVKWTGTRVDLIFGSNSQLRALAEAYAMSDAKEKFVKDFILAWEKVMNLDRFDLA